ACGCTGCACCTCGGCAGCCCGGATGGCCTCGTCTGCGGCCTGCAGTTTTTCCAGCTCGGCCGCGATCAGTGATTCGTCGACTACCGCCGCCTGGATCGCCAGCGGTGGCGACTCGGATGCCGCGGTAAACTGCTGCCAGCCGAAACTGGCTGCGAGAAAACCCAGCAGCAGGCCGTGTAACACGACCGAATAGAACAGCGCTGTGTAATAACCCGGCTGCATGACTACGATTCACTGCCGGACGACCGGCGGCACCTCGGGCGGATCCGTGACGAAGCCGACCTTTTCCGCCCCGGCGGTTTGCAGCAGCACCATGCCCTCGACCACGCGGCCATAGGGCACCGCCTTGTCGGCGCGCACCAGCATGGGCGTTTTTGGCTCGCGCCGCAGGACCGCAGCGGCACGCGCAACGATAATGCGTGGTTCAACCGGCTTGTCTTCATCCGCGCCAATATTCAGGTAAAAATCACCAACGGATGTCACGGTGAGGATCAGCGGTTCCGTCTGCCGCAACAGCTCGGTATCGAGCGGCTCGGCATCAGCTGCGGGCAGGTCTACCTCCACGCCCTGCGTGAGCAGTGGCGCGGTGATCATGAAGATGATGAGCAGCACCAGCATCACGTCGATATACGGTACGACGTTTATCTCGCCCATCAGCCTGCGACCCTGGCGCGCCATGTCAGTTTCCGGGGCGCGCGTAGCGCTGCAGGATGGCGGAGAATTCTTCCGTAAACGTGTCGAATCGACTCTCGAGCCGGTCGACCTG
This Gammaproteobacteria bacterium DNA region includes the following protein-coding sequences:
- a CDS encoding cell envelope integrity protein TolA, whose amino-acid sequence is MQPGYYTALFYSVVLHGLLLGFLAASFGWQQFTAASESPPLAIQAAVVDESLIAAELEKLQAADEAIRAAEVQR
- the tolR gene encoding protein TolR, whose amino-acid sequence is MARQGRRLMGEINVVPYIDVMLVLLIIFMITAPLLTQGVEVDLPAADAEPLDTELLRQTEPLILTVTSVGDFYLNIGADEDKPVEPRIIVARAAAVLRREPKTPMLVRADKAVPYGRVVEGMVLLQTAGAEKVGFVTDPPEVPPVVRQ